Sequence from the Desulfotignum phosphitoxidans DSM 13687 genome:
CGTATTCACTCAATGAATTCAATATGGAATACCCTTTGCTTTTGTGAATGCCGACGGCCTCACAGATCCGGGTCAGGGTCATGTCCGTTCCCGGTTGGCTGCCCAGGTACAAAAGGAGCTGGGCCGCCTGGCTCACCGCCGGGGACAAAGGCCGGGCAGGCGTGATTCTCTTTTTTTGATCCATCAGGCGTTCCTTTTTCGAAAACGATCCTTTTTATTCTATATACAGAATTCGATTCCTTATATAGAATAATCACCCGGGCCATGTCAAGATGAATCATACTTAAAATCTCGACCGGGATTCTCAATCTTGTCTTGTTTGTTCCCCGTGTGATACACTGGATAGCAACCAAGGAAACCCATAGACGTGCCTGACACCACAATCACATACTATACCACCCATGTCAAAGACTTGGTTAAGCGCTATGAATCCGCGGATGTGCCGGATCTGCACGCGCTTCTGGCGGATAGCTTTCCCCACGGCGCCCGGCTCCTGGAACTGGGATGTGGATCGGGCAGGGATGCCGCGTTCATGCTGGAAAACGGATTTGATATCACGGCATCGGACGGGGTTCAGGAGATGCTCAATGCAGCGGCCGCCTGCCACCCGGTCCTTGACGGCCGCCTGCACCGCATCCGGCTGCCCGGGGAGCTGACCCCGGCTTTGGGCGTTTTTGACGGGGTGTATGCCGTGGCCACCCTCATGCACCTGACCCGCCCTGCCATCCAGGTTGTCTTTTCCAGAATTCATCGAATCCTTGTTCCCGGCGGCCGCCTGTTTTTCTCCGTGCCCCTGCACAGAGACGATGTGGCGGCCGATGAATTCGATGCCCAAGGCCGCCGGTTCACCCCCCTGACCCATGCCGAGTGGACCGGCCTCTGCCGCCGGGCCGGGTTTGACATCCTCACATCCACCCCCACATCCGACGGGCTGGGCCGGAAAACCTTTGCCTGGCTCAACTGCCTGGCCGTGACGGACAAAAAAAAATAATTTTAAAAATATCAAAAAATATAATTTGTATTAACCATAAAATTAAAGCATAATACAAACTATGATTGATGCTATAGAAAAAACCGCCTTAAAAAATCTGGGCCAGCGATTGAAAACCGCCCGGCTGGCGCGGAATGATTCCCAAAAAGAATTTGCCTGGCGGATAGGGGTCTCCATTCCCACCCTGCAAAACATGGAGCAGGGCAAACCCACCGTAGCCATCGGCACCTGGATAAAAGCCCTGAACATGCTTGACAGGCTCGATGATCTGAACCATTTGCTGGCCCCTGAAGAATCGTTGTTCGCCCAACACGAACGGATCAAACAACTTTCCGGCCGGCAACGTGCCAGGAGGAAAAAATAATTGCTTCATCTGGATGTCATCCTTATTTTTCCAACCCGTTTGAAAATAAAATGCGGCGAAATCATTACGGGAACGCCTGATCCCAACGGCAGAATCAAGGGAGCATTCCGTTATACCCCTGAATATTTGCAGCATCCGGATGCATTTCCGCTGGACCCTGTCAACCTGCCGCTGAATCCAAAAGAGTTCTTATCCAATCGACCCCAGGGGATTCACGGGGTGTTCGAAGATGCCCTGCCCGATGACTGGGGCAGGAAAATTCTGGCCCGCAAAGCGAATCTCACCCTTCGGGAACAGACAGAACCCCGATTTCTGGAAGCGCTTGGAAACAATGGAATGGGGGCGTTATGCTTTGAAACCGGCCATCCAGTCAAGGCACAGGATCCCAGTGCCGATATTGTGACCCTGGACAAACTGCTTGAACTGGCATTGAAATATGATGCCGGCGAATATCTGAACGATCAGGAATTCGCCGCATTGGCATTATGCGGCAGCTCTCCCGGTGGCGCCCGCCCAAAATCACTGGTGCGAGACAAAGACAATACCCTGTGGCTTGCAAAATTTCCCAGACACAACGATCCCGTTCATGTCGAACCCATAGAAGCTGCCACACTGGCACTTGCCCGGAATGCAGGCTTGAACATACCTGAATTTAAACTGATCCCTGTGGGTTCCCGCAACACGTTACTGGTAAAACGATTCGATGTAGCAGACACCGGCGGCAGATATCATATGATCAGCATGAAAACACTGTTGAACGCCTCATATTATGCCTGGTACACGGATATTTTCAAGGCAGTGAAAAAATACAGTACTCAGCCGTCGATCGATATTCCGGCGCTGTTCCGGCAAATGGTGTTCAACGCCGCCATCGGCAATACGGATGATCATCTGAAAAATTTCAGCATGCTTCACAAAGAAACCGGGTTGTGCCTGTCTCCCGCCTATGACCTGCTGCCTGATATCCATGGAAAACGATCCCATTCATTGTCATTTCCCGAAGGCGCTGGAGAATTCGCGCCTGACAGATCTCCATTTCTGAGATTTGGCGCAACTCTGAACATCAAAAATCCGGATCACATCATCGATTCGATGATCCGGGAAGTATCCGCCTGGCAGGATATTTTTAAAGAATATGAAGTACCAGATCCAGATATTCAGAAACTTGCCGGGGACATCAATTACCGACTGGCGCAATTAAATAAGAGAAACAGGTGATCTGCACAGCAAAAAATGCCATAATGCCCTTTGATAAACATTTAGCCCAAAAATTCATGACGAAAGGACTGCCCCATGACCCACAAATTCAACACCCTGGCCCTTCATGCCGGCATTCACACGGATGACACCCTGTCCCGGGGGGTGCCGGTTCACCGCACCACGGCTTACCTGTTCAAGGACACGGCCCACGCTGCTGACCTGTTTGCCTTAAAAAAACTGGGCAACATCTATTCCCGCCTCCAGAACCCCACCCAGGATGTGCTGGAAAAACGGGTGGCGGCCCTGGAAAACGGGGCCGCGGCCCTGGCAGTGGCCTCGGGCACGGCCGCGATTTTCTACACCATCATCAATATCTGCGGCCACGGGGATGAGGTGGTGTCCACGGCCAACCTGTACGGCGGCACCATCACCATGTTCTCCCACATGCTGCCGGAAATGGGTATCAAAGTGCACTATGTCCATCCGGACAAAAAAGACGACATCGAACAGGCCATCACCCCGGCCACGAGATTGTTGTTCTGCGAAACCATCGGCAACCCGTCCCTGGACGTGGTCAACATCCGGAAAATGGCGGACATCGCCGACAAACACCATCTGCCCCTGGCCGTGGATTCCACATTCACCACGCCGTACCTGATCCGGCCCATTGAACACGGGGCCCACATCGTGATCCATTCCCTCACCAAATGGATGGGGGGCCACGGCACGGCCCTGGGCGGCATTGCCGTGGACAGCGGCACGTTTGACTGGACCGATGCCAGATTCCGGCTGTACAATGATCCGGACCCCTCCTACCACGATCTGCGGTTTGCCCATGATCTCGGGGATTTAAACCCGCTGGCGTTCATCCTGCGGATGCGGGTGGGACCGCTGCGGAATTTAGGGGCCTGCATCAGCCCGGACAATGCCTGGATGTTTTTGCAGGGGATCGAAACGTTGGGACTGCGCATGAAACAGCATTGTGAAAACGCTCAGGCCGTGGCAAAATTCCTTTCGGATCACCCGGCCGTGGCCTGGGTGAGATACCCGGGACTGCCCAGCGATCCTTCCCATGACACGGCCACATCCCAGTTTGAAAACGGGTTCGGCGGCATGGTGGTGTTCGGGCTCAAATCCGGCCGAAAAGGCGGGGAAACATTCATCAACAGCCTGCACCTGTTCTCCCACCTGGCCAATGTGGGAGACGCCAAAAGCCTGGCCATCCATCCGGGTTCCACCACCCATTCCCAGCTGTCAGATGCGGAACTCATCGAAGCCGGGGTCACCCCGGACATGGTGCGGCTGTCCATCGGCATCGAGGACATTGACGACATCCTGGCGGACCTGGATCAGGCCATTAAAGCAGCCCGATGAGGCCGGTTCCGGCTATTTTTTACTGACCGCCAGTATCCCGCCGGCACAAAACAGAATCACGGCCGTGACCCGGTTCTGAACCCGGGCCAGGTTCCGCCGGCGCAGCCATTTAAACACCCTTGCACCGAACAGGGCATAGGCCATGGCGCTGCTGCCCTGGATGACAAAAAAACTGGCCGCCAGAACCAGAAAATGGGCCGTGTAATGATCCGGGTGGATAAACTGGGGAAACAGCACCGTGAACACCAGCACGGACTTGGGGTTGGACATGCCCGTGGCAAATCCTAAGGAAAACTGCTTGACCGGGGAGACAGGCAGGCCCGTGTGGGTCATTTCCATATCCCGGATGGACTGCCGCCAGTTTTTGATCCCCAGCAGGACCAGGTAGAAGACACCCACCCACTTGATCGTGTTGAATACCACCGTGGAGTTCTGGACAATCACCCCAAGCCCCAGGTACACCA
This genomic interval carries:
- a CDS encoding class I SAM-dependent methyltransferase, translated to MPDTTITYYTTHVKDLVKRYESADVPDLHALLADSFPHGARLLELGCGSGRDAAFMLENGFDITASDGVQEMLNAAAACHPVLDGRLHRIRLPGELTPALGVFDGVYAVATLMHLTRPAIQVVFSRIHRILVPGGRLFFSVPLHRDDVAADEFDAQGRRFTPLTHAEWTGLCRRAGFDILTSTPTSDGLGRKTFAWLNCLAVTDKKK
- a CDS encoding helix-turn-helix domain-containing protein, which translates into the protein MIDAIEKTALKNLGQRLKTARLARNDSQKEFAWRIGVSIPTLQNMEQGKPTVAIGTWIKALNMLDRLDDLNHLLAPEESLFAQHERIKQLSGRQRARRKK
- a CDS encoding type II toxin-antitoxin system HipA family toxin: MLHLDVILIFPTRLKIKCGEIITGTPDPNGRIKGAFRYTPEYLQHPDAFPLDPVNLPLNPKEFLSNRPQGIHGVFEDALPDDWGRKILARKANLTLREQTEPRFLEALGNNGMGALCFETGHPVKAQDPSADIVTLDKLLELALKYDAGEYLNDQEFAALALCGSSPGGARPKSLVRDKDNTLWLAKFPRHNDPVHVEPIEAATLALARNAGLNIPEFKLIPVGSRNTLLVKRFDVADTGGRYHMISMKTLLNASYYAWYTDIFKAVKKYSTQPSIDIPALFRQMVFNAAIGNTDDHLKNFSMLHKETGLCLSPAYDLLPDIHGKRSHSLSFPEGAGEFAPDRSPFLRFGATLNIKNPDHIIDSMIREVSAWQDIFKEYEVPDPDIQKLAGDINYRLAQLNKRNR
- a CDS encoding O-acetylhomoserine aminocarboxypropyltransferase/cysteine synthase family protein, whose product is MTHKFNTLALHAGIHTDDTLSRGVPVHRTTAYLFKDTAHAADLFALKKLGNIYSRLQNPTQDVLEKRVAALENGAAALAVASGTAAIFYTIINICGHGDEVVSTANLYGGTITMFSHMLPEMGIKVHYVHPDKKDDIEQAITPATRLLFCETIGNPSLDVVNIRKMADIADKHHLPLAVDSTFTTPYLIRPIEHGAHIVIHSLTKWMGGHGTALGGIAVDSGTFDWTDARFRLYNDPDPSYHDLRFAHDLGDLNPLAFILRMRVGPLRNLGACISPDNAWMFLQGIETLGLRMKQHCENAQAVAKFLSDHPAVAWVRYPGLPSDPSHDTATSQFENGFGGMVVFGLKSGRKGGETFINSLHLFSHLANVGDAKSLAIHPGSTTHSQLSDAELIEAGVTPDMVRLSIGIEDIDDILADLDQAIKAAR
- a CDS encoding LysE family translocator, encoding MMPLSAWFTFFVMMTAIAYTPGPMTMFSMSSSVKHGFYRTLPGIFGGSAAYMVQMVVVYLGLGVIVQNSTVVFNTIKWVGVFYLVLLGIKNWRQSIRDMEMTHTGLPVSPVKQFSLGFATGMSNPKSVLVFTVLFPQFIHPDHYTAHFLVLAASFFVIQGSSAMAYALFGARVFKWLRRRNLARVQNRVTAVILFCAGGILAVSKK